A genomic segment from Coccinella septempunctata chromosome 3, icCocSept1.1, whole genome shotgun sequence encodes:
- the LOC123310104 gene encoding conserved oligomeric Golgi complex subunit 8: MAAESKSLLQLIFPTGFPEEWNYNVKLDEYVKKLGGLKVEDLCKEVNDLQHQRKSILEHTQELAVCNYKTFIETAECSRKMFIQFNAIDEKLNDLLKDLPNFETKYEKFAVESSGINSLRKLNSLTLTKNAQLLGILELPQLMHSFIDDGLYDDALELTSYVRKLYAKHPDINIFKNVMEDVEKAWYSMLHQLLNQLRHELTLSKCLQIVGHLRRMDVFSETELRLKFLQTRNHYLQNCLKVIPNNDVDHHLNKVIEITRVNLFNIVTQYRAIFDDEDQNPLEILKSNHVNHNVIFFSWISEKISEFLTTLEDDLNKGVSSIDSVLGQCMYFGLSFSKVGCDFRALLVPIFTRRIGNDFQDMVHKATNNFEQNIEKFTLINKNHPNVPWKTKIEDPLQPPDSLLEFYPLAEYLNNILNAFNKLKLCAPMSLIDSITKVLQESLHSIAKSILKLYSQEQQAFSPGSKDAFTRLCMAFADDLIPFLQKCLHVIYPPTNTTSHLGINLQMVQKEGISFLDKSYIIACIKHLLPVRLETNLIIESKNVKSVEDDNSKSELKSEKPNEDISSNSDVNGQESVLQEENKVEPIAENERIVP; encoded by the exons ATGGCAGCCGAGAGTAAATCATTATTACAATTGATATTTCCTACTGGTTTCCCAG AGGAATGGAATTATAATGTGAAATTGGATGAGTATGTGAAAAAACTGGGTGGACTAAAGGTTGAAGACCTTTGCAAAGAAGTCAATGATTTGCAACATCAAAGGAAATCTATTCTTGAACATACTCAAGAATTGGCTGTCTGTAATTATAAAACGTTTATTGAAACTGCAGAATGTTCAAGAAAAATGTTCATTCAGTTCAATGCTATAGATGAAAAGCTAAATGACTTATTGAAAGACTTACCAAATTTCGAGACCAAATATGAGAAATTTGCAGTAGAAAGCAGTGGGATCAACTCTTTAAGAAAATTAAATTCCCTTACATTAACTAAAAATGCACAGTTGTTGGGCATTCTAGAATTACCGCAATTAATGCATTCTTTTATTGATGATGGTTTATATGATGATGCTTTAGAGCTTACTAGCTATGTTAGAAAATTATACGCTAAGCACCCAGATATTAATATCTTCAAG aatgtcatGGAAGATGTTGAAAAAGCATGGTATTCAATGCTACATCAGCTTTTAAATCAACTCCGTCATGAGTTAACACTATCAAAATGCTTACAAATTGTGGGACATCTCAGGCGAATGGATGTTTTTTCAGAGACAGAATTACGCTTGAAATTTCTTCAAACGAGAAATCATTATCTACAAAATTGTCTCAAAGTTATACCTAATAACGATg TTGATCATCATTTGAATAAGGTAATCGAAATAACCAGGGTGAATTTATTCAACATTGTAACACAATATAGAGCTATTTTTGATGATGAGGATCAGAATCCGCTTGAAATTTTGAAGTCAAACCATGTGAATcataatgtgatatttttttcatggaTAAGCGAAAAG aTTAGTGAATTCCTCACTACATTAGAGGATGATTTGAATAAGGGAGTTTCATCAATTGATTCTGTTCTTGGGCAATGTATGTATTTTGGTCTGTCCTTCAGCAAGGTGGGGTGTGATTTTAGAGCACTTCTAGTACCCATTTTCACCAGGAGGATTGGAAACgattttcaagatatggttcacAAAGCGACCAATAATTTCGaacaaaatatagaaaaattcaccttgatcaataaaaatcatccgAATGTACCatggaaaacaaaaattgaagatCCTCTACAGCCTCCAGACAGTTTACTGGAATTCTACCCGCTGGCCGAATACTTGAACAACATTCTGAATGCtttcaataaattaaaattatgcGCTCCAATGTCACTTATTGATAGTATTACCAAAGTACTGCAAGAATCTTTACATTCCATTGCAAAATCTATTTTAAAGCTCTACAGTCAAGAACAGCAAGCGTTCAGTCCAGGATCTAAAGACGCTTTTACGAGGCTCTGTATGGCATTTGCAGATGACTTGATTCCATTCCTGCAGAAATGTCTACATGTTATTTATCCGCCAACAAATACAACTTCCCATTTAGGAATCAATCTTCAAATGGTTCAAAAAGAAGGAATTTCATTTCTGGATAAGAGCTATATTATTGCATGTATAAAACACTTGTTACCTGTAAGGCTAGAGACAAATTTGATAATTGAATCGAAAAATGTAAAATCTGTCGAAGATGATAATTCAAAAAGTGAGCTTAAAAGTGAGAAACCCAACGAAGATATTTCAAGTAATAGTGATGTGAATGGACAAGAGTCTGTATTGCAGGAAGagaataaagttgaaccaattGCAGAAAATGAGAGAATTGTACCATAA